The Myxococcota bacterium DNA window CTCGGCGAACTGTCGCTGCTCGTCTACGTCGCCGGCATCTCGCCGCTCGGCCGCGCCGAGCGCCACGCGCGCGCGAAGTGGGATCAGGCGCTCGCCGTGAACCTGACGGGTGCGTTCGACGCGTCGCAAGCCGTCGGTGCGCGCTGGATCGAGCGCGGAACGCGCGGCGCGATCGTCCTGGTCGGCTCGATCCTCTCGTTGGGCGCGAGCGCGACCCACAAGACCGTCGGCTACTCGGCCTCGAAGGCCGGCCTCGCGAACCTCGGGCGCCAGCTCGCCGTCGAGTGGGCGCCCCACGGCATCCGCGTCAACTCGATCCTGCCCGGCTACTTCGCGACCGAGATGACGATCGACCCCGCGCACGGCGACATCGCGCCCGACCAGCGCGCGCGCATGGAGACGTTCACGCCAATGGGC harbors:
- a CDS encoding SDR family oxidoreductase → MASDDAVRAPSPSELFDLRGANALVVGASSGLGARMARVLASAGAGVALAARRRDRLDEEAAHIRAGGASCAVVEADAARAGEMERAVAEAEAALGELSLLVYVAGISPLGRAERHARAKWDQALAVNLTGAFDASQAVGARWIERGTRGAIVLVGSILSLGASATHKTVGYSASKAGLANLGRQLAVEWAPHGIRVNSILPGYFATEMTIDPAHGDIAPDQRARMETFTPMGRVGAVEEIDTALLFLASPASSFVTGALVPVDGGWTAW